AATCAGTTCGACCTGCAGATTCGCACTTTGGGCCTTCAAATCAGTGGGGTCGGTGATTACCGTGCCTTGCCAGCGGAACTCGACCGTGCCGTAGTCGGCGCGATTCGTCAAATGAAATTTGCACTGGGCGTTGTACAAGTAGTACGTGTTGTGCGAGCCGTGCTTATCGAGCGCGTGCTTGATTCGTTCGCACCGCTGCTGATAGACGGGCGAAGCATCCAGGGGAATATCGAGCCGGCCAATCGTCCGCAGCGGCAAGCAATCGAAACTGATTTCAACCCAACGATCCATGGCAGCAAATCCTCGGCAGGAGCACTCGACAAACTCTTCATCGTCAATTGTCGACCGCAGCGTGAGAATCAACAACCCCTGTTATCCGCCGCACTTGCGCGGGGAGGAACTGCGACAAACGTTCGCGACATCGCAGCGGCTGCACACGACACGTTTATCCGAGAGGTAGCCACCGCACTGGGTCTGTTTCCGCGCGACTGGGCCAAACTTCGAGACCCGGAAACTGGTTTTTCAGGACTACCGCCAATTGCTCGCAGGCAAATCGTTCACTGGCATAATGCCCGGGAAGGAGCAGGCTCAGGCCGAGGGCTTCCGCTTCGAGACACGTATGAAAAGTTGTTTCGCCGGTGATCAGGAGTTGGCAACCGGAGTCGGCAGCGGCGGGTAAAAAGCTGCCAGCACTGCCGCAGGCGATGCCGATGCGCGAGATTTTTTGGTTCGGTTCTCCAACCATCTGCAGGCCATCGATCTTCAAGAAGTTCGCCAGTAGGGCCGCAGCCTCCTGCAAAGTAATGGGCTTCGTCAAAGTGCCAATGCGACCCGAGCCGAGCCCATTGGGATCGTTCTTGGCCGGGACCAAAGGCTGAATTTGCGTGAGACCGATCCCTTCGGCCAATTGCTGATTGATTCCTGCCGCCGCGGAATCAAAGGCGGTATGCGGGCTGAAGATTGCAACGCCAGCCCGCGCTAAGGACCACAAGAGTCGCCCCGGCGTTTGCTCGGTCGTTAGTCGCTTCAGCGGTTTGAAGGGAAGCGGATGGTGAGTGACGATTAATTCTGCCCGCTCGTGAATCGCTTCAGCGGCGCTCGCGGCAGTGATCGTCAGGCAGGTCATGATTTTGGTGACTGGTTGGGCAGGATCGCCAGCGAGGAGGCCCACGTTGTCCCAGTCTTCTGCAAGAGAAAGCGGTGTGTGGGAGGCGAAGAAGGAAGAAATATCGGCGATGGTGGTCATCATAGTTGTTTCAAATCGAAGCCCTATCCCAGTTCCTAGCTCCTAGTCCCCAGCCCCTACCGCTCACACTCGATCAGGCAAATTGCCGTGCTCATCAAAGGGCAGCGGGCGCGGGTCGGTGAGAATGGTTAGATCGGGGCGGCTCTTGGCTTCGTTCCAATAGACGCTGGAGCATTCGACTTCAGCGACTTCGAGGGTGTTGTGAATCCACTGCAGGGCGATTCGTTCGGGTTCAATCAGCCCGATCGTGGGCATCGCGATATCGAGCATCTCTTGATCGGTCGGATAGTCGAGCGGCAGCATCGCGGCAGTCGGATGACCACCGGTGAGGCAGTTGATGCGAGTGATTTTCACATCGAGCTTGTCGATGACGCGTGTGCGGCAGAATTCGCTCATGCCGATGCCAGTGCCATTCCCATGCGTGGCGTTGGTCAGGTCGCGAATGCAAATCCGCTTCACCTTCGGCCATTCGTGTTCCATGGCCACGTGATCGTTGTATTTGCGGCCGATGACATTGGTATCCATCCCTGCCCCGCTGATGTTCTTGCCAATCTGATCGACGAGCAGGATCTGAGCCATGTTGAACGGCAAGCGCGGAATCCATTGTTTGGCGAGAACGAGCAGTTCCTTCTCGCGGTCTTCGAACTCGTGCGGCGCGACTGCCTTCAGCAGCGCGGTTTGATCGTAAGCGTTCTCGACGATGCCCAAGCCGGCGACGACGCGGCACTTCGATAATACTTCGCGGGCCACGCTGCGGACGATTTGTCCAAAGCTGTAGTTCATGATGGCGCGGTGATAGATCTTGGCTCCTTCGTGCTTGCCAAGACCGATGAGCATCATTTTCATCAGCCCGCTTTCGATATCGCCGACAAAGCCGGTGTGCGGCTTCACCCGACCCACCACGCAGACGTGATCGGCACCGTAGGCAAACTTATCGAAGTGGACCGGAAAGCCTTCTTCAGCCTGGCAGACGATTACCGTTTCCATGCTTGCGCGAATCGGGCAGCCCATCGCCTGCTCGGTCATGCCATA
Above is a window of Anatilimnocola aggregata DNA encoding:
- a CDS encoding Nif3-like dinuclear metal center hexameric protein, which gives rise to MMTTIADISSFFASHTPLSLAEDWDNVGLLAGDPAQPVTKIMTCLTITAASAAEAIHERAELIVTHHPLPFKPLKRLTTEQTPGRLLWSLARAGVAIFSPHTAFDSAAAGINQQLAEGIGLTQIQPLVPAKNDPNGLGSGRIGTLTKPITLQEAAALLANFLKIDGLQMVGEPNQKISRIGIACGSAGSFLPAAADSGCQLLITGETTFHTCLEAEALGLSLLLPGHYASERFACEQLAVVLKNQFPGLEVWPSRAETDPVRWLPLG
- a CDS encoding lactate racemase domain-containing protein; translated protein: MSAYPAIFRVRQKFDSQTVEDIPTTVENELARLELGTKIQPGQTVAITAGSRGIANIAKIIHAVVRHFQKIGAQPFIVPAMGSHGGGTAAGQRELIEGYGMTEQAMGCPIRASMETVIVCQAEEGFPVHFDKFAYGADHVCVVGRVKPHTGFVGDIESGLMKMMLIGLGKHEGAKIYHRAIMNYSFGQIVRSVAREVLSKCRVVAGLGIVENAYDQTALLKAVAPHEFEDREKELLVLAKQWIPRLPFNMAQILLVDQIGKNISGAGMDTNVIGRKYNDHVAMEHEWPKVKRICIRDLTNATHGNGTGIGMSEFCRTRVIDKLDVKITRINCLTGGHPTAAMLPLDYPTDQEMLDIAMPTIGLIEPERIALQWIHNTLEVAEVECSSVYWNEAKSRPDLTILTDPRPLPFDEHGNLPDRV